In Thermodesulfobacteriota bacterium, the genomic stretch TCATTGCGTCGAGGACCTTCATCTCGTTCTCGCCGAGGCTCGAAAGCGAGCCCATTGCCCTGGCGAGCTCGGCCTTTCTCACGGAGTCGCAGGCCTGCCTCAATGCTATGATGGTCGGCACCACGTCGAGCGACTTTATCCACCTGTAGAACTTGTCTATCTCCTCGACTATTATGGCCTCGGCCTGCTCGGCCTCCTTGTGCCTCTCCTGCAGGTTCGCCACGACCACGCCCTGAAGGTCGTCCACGTCGTAGACGTAGCAGTTGTCGATGTTGTTCACCTCGGGGTCGATGTTCCTGGGGACAGATATGTCTATGAAGAACATGGGCTTGTTCTTCCTCTCCCGCATGACCTCCTGGACCTGCTCGGGCTTTATGATGAAGTTCGGGGAGGCGGTCGAGGCTACGACTATGTCCACGTTCTTCAGGTAATGCGGGAATTCCCTGAACATTATGGCCGTGCCCGAGAAGCACTTCACGAGCTCGACGGCCTTCTCATAGGTCCTGTTCGCGACCAGTATCTCGCGCACCCCGTTAGCCTGGAGGTGCCGGGCCGCGAGCTCGGCCATCTCTCCGGCGCCCACGAGCATGCAGGTCTTGCCGGTGAGGCTCCCGAATATCTTCCTTGCGAGCTCCACCGCCGCAAAGCTTATGGAGACGGCGGACTCGCCGATCTTCGTCTCGGTCCTTACGCGCTTTGCGACCTGGAACGCCTTGTGGTAGAGCTTGTTTACTATGACCCCGGCCGTATTCCCGTGGACCGCGTACCCGTAGGCGTCCTTCACCTGACCGAGTATCTGCGGCTCGCCCATTATCATCGAGTCCAGGCCCGCGGCGACCCTGAAGAGGTGCTTCACGGCCTCGTCGCCCTGGCGTACGTAAAGGTGGTCGTCGAGCCTCTCAAGGGGTATGGAATGGTAGTCCGAAAGGAACCTCTTTACCTGCCATGTGCCCTTCTCTGCGTCGCTCGCGACCGCAAGCACCTCGACCCTGTTGCAGGTGGACAATATGACGCCCTCGGCGAGCCCGTAATGGTTCGTAAGCTTCGCGAGCGGCTCGCCTATGGTGTGGGACGGGAACGAGAGCTTCTCCCGTATCTCCACGGGCGAGGTCTTATGGTTTAGTCCGACTATTACGAGGTTCATCTATCCCGCCTAAGAAAATTGATCTTTTCCCCGGACTCTGTGTCAAGCCGGGAATAAAAATGCTCACATATTGTCATATATGCTCCGCTTTTTATTCCCGGCCTTCCTTGATTCCGGGAAAAATCTCTAATTTTCAGATGTTGACTGTTCTCTTATGCTCCGCTATTTATTTTCGCCCTGCCTCGACCTCGCGAAAAATCTCCAATTTTCTGAATATAGCTTCAATCCTCAGCGCGAAAGGCCGTGCGCCCCCCCGGAGAGTATGTTTATTATGAAATACGAACCTATGAGGCAGGCGAAGGCGACAGCCGACAGTATGGCCGCTTTCCTGCCCCTCCACCCGGCCGTAAGCCTGCCGTGAAGGAGCGCCGCGTAAAGGAACCAGGTTATGAGCGACCATACCTGGCGGTGCTTCCACTGCCAATAGCTGCCGGTCGCGTATTCCGACCATATGGCCCCGGTTATGATGGCTGCCGTAAGGAGCGGGAAACCGTACTGAAGGCACTTATAGTTAAGCTCGTCGAGAGTTTCAAGCGACGGGAGGGCAAAGAAGAGGCCCTTGAGTTTCCTTGTCTTAAGGTATCTCTCCTGGATTATGTACATGACGCCCAGGAGGAAGGCCAGGGCGAAAAAGGAGTTTCCGAGGAAAGCGAGGCTGACGTGAACCGGAAGCCAGTAGCTTTCGAGCACCGGAGAGAGCGGCACAATCTCCTTTGGAAGGAGCGAGGCGGTTATGAGGAGAAGGAGCGCGAACGGGCTCACGAACGCGCCCAGGACCCGCTGCCTGTATTTTATGAGGAGGAAAAGGAACGCTAAGACCATCACCCATGAGAAAAAGGTGAGGGACTCGTGGAAGCTCGTAGCCGGGGTGCGGCCCGCTGCGGCCCAGCGGGCGATTATGGTGGCCGTATGAAAGGCGAAGCCCGCGACCATTGCGGCCTGGGCTACGGTAAGGAGCCGGTCCTTTCGCGAAAAGAGATATGCCGAATAGACAAGGGTAGCCAAGAGATAGACCGCCGCCGTTATATGGAAAAAGATTTCGCTCACGCCCTTTTATACACCCTTGCCGGATAGGGCGCTTAGCCTCGCCCTTCTCCTTTAAGCCTGACCCCGAGCTTCGAGAGGGTGTATCCTTGCCCCAGGGTTTCCCTGAGTACGGAATTCACCTCCCGGATGCGCCCCTCTTTGAGGAGCGCGGGTATCGGGGACTTAACCAAAGCCTTAATAATCCTTTCTTTTTTATCACGGCTGAGGCCGGTTTTCAATAGCTTCTTCCTGGCCGCCCCCAGTATCTCGATAAAGGCTTCGTACTCGGCCCCGATGCGCCCCTCGAATTCTTCCCTGAGGACGCGCGCAAGGTAAGGGCTCTTGCCCGATGTGGATATGGCTATGGTTAACGCGCCCCTCCTTACGACAGAGGGGACGATGAAGTTCGAGCGGGCCGGGTCGTCTACAATGTTCAAAAGACAGCCGAATACTTCCGCATCCCTCTGGACGGCCTCGTTGACCGCCCTTGAAGCCGTTGCAGCGACTACAAGGAAGCAGCCCTTCGAGTCTCCCGGCCTGTATGCCCTTTTACGGAGCGCTATCGTCTTTTCCCTTGCAAGCCCCTCCAGGGCTTCCGTAACCCTGGGGCCCACGACAGTCACCCTGGCGCCCGCCGCCAGAAGGCCCAGGGCCTTCCGTTCGGCAACAGGGCCGCCACCGACGACCAGGCAGGGCCTGTCTTTCAGATCAAGAAAGACGGGATAATAGCGCATATTCGCATTGAGGGAAGGTAAGCGGCCCCCATCAGCCGCCCGCGGGGGATTCCGCCCCCCTTACGGGGAAATCCCCCCTTCCCAATTCAGATTATCTCCCCGAATTATTAAAAGAAAGTGAAAGGGTTCTTTAAAAAATTGTAATTTGGCACCTCTAAAAAGAGATCTTTTCCCCGGACTCTGTGTCAGCCTGGAATAAAAATGCACATATTGACATATATGCTCCGCTTTTTATTCCCGGCCTTCCGGGAAAAGCAGGAAAGATCTCCAATTTTTAGAAGTTGCCATTCATTTTTAAATATGTGGAGACTCGCGTATCTCGCTCTTTTCAGGCCAGCTCCCCCAGAAACCACTTTTCGTTCCCGCATATGTCCGAAAAGACGAGCATTACCGCGCCTTTGACCTCTTTGAGAGGGAAACGCAGCTCGAACCCCTTTTCCCTAAGCTCCTCATTTGTGTGGAACGAGTCTATATGAAGGACATCTCCGTTGAAGTCCATGTCCAGGGCCACGGAAGAGAGCGCATCCAGCCCCGCGCCTTGCCGCGCACCAGGGCTTTTGAACCGCTCTATCTTTACGACGCACTCGCCGGTAGATTCGTCTATGGAGTAGCGGCACTTTACGTCAGGGCCGCGCTCCCCGCCGCACCCGCAGTCGTATTCTTCGGGGCATATCGAGAATACTTCAAAGGGGGAGCAGGCCTTTCCGTACCTTTTCGCCGGTTTTTCGATATGCTTTGAATCTTTTATGGAAAGGAGCCTCTTTTCAATGGTATGGATGGAAAGCGCACCGGAATCCACCCCCGCCCACCTCCTTCCGAGCTTTTCGGCAACGGCAAGGGTCGTCCCGGCCCCGGCAAATGCGTCGAGGACGAGGTCGCCGGGGTTTGAGGCGGCACTTATGATGCGGGAGAGAAGGGCCTCGGGCTTCTGCGTGGGGTAGCCGGTCTTTTCCGTCGCAGACAGATGCATGGCGTCAGGTATATCGTCCCACACATCTCCCACGAGCTTATTCTCAAGAAGGAAGTCGCCCTCCTCGCGGAGGAAATACTTAATCCGGACAGTGCCGTTCCTTGTACGATAGATGCGGCCCTCTTTTTCAAGGGCGCGTATGCTCTCGTCCGTATAGTCCCCCCTGGGGGAGGTCTTGAACCAGCGGCCAACCTCATCCTGCTTGAAGCCGCTACCCTTTTTGGGTATGGCCTTTTCGAAAGCGAGCTGGTTGAAGGTGTGTTTTTCGCCTCTCCTGTACCAGAGTATTATGTCGTGGTTACGCGAGAACTGCCCTGCGATGGCCTTTGCCCCCCTGCCGCCGTAGCTCCAGACGATGTCGTTAAGGAAGTTCTCTTCTCCGAAGACCTCGTCCATTACGGCCTTTATGTAGTGGGCCTTTTTCCAGTCGAGGTGGACGAAAATGGAGCCGTCCGGGGAAAGGACCTCCCTTAGCAGTATGAGCCTTTTTCTCAGGAACTCTATGAACTCCGCGCCGAGGACCTTGTCTTTATATGCCTTCTGGTTTTCCTTGCCCCTGAATTCGAGGTTTGTCGAGAAGGGCGGGTCTATGTAGACGAGTTTCGCGCCGGGTGTGCCGTCGCTGGATTTGAGCTGCCCGCTTCTCTTCATCTCAAGGAGGGAAGCGAGGGCATTGAGGTTGTCGCCCGAGATGAGTATGTTACGCCAGCCCGCAGGCCCCCTTATCGCCTTTATGCGGTTCAGCGGAAGGGCAGGGGTCGAGAGGACTTCGTCTTCAGGCGGCTTGCCCCTGTATGTAAGCTCGTAACTGGACCGCGTCAAAAGCGCGCCTCCGGGGTATGCGTGCGCGCTCATTATAGCAGAATAGCGCCCTGCAACCTCTAAAAATTGATCTTTTCCCCGGACTCTGCGTCATGCCGGGGATAAAAATGCTCACATATTGTCATATATGCTCCGCTTTTTATCCCCGGCCTTTCTTGATTTCGGGAAAAATATCTAATTCTTAGAGGTTGCCTTAATCTCCGAGAGGAACGGACATTTCTCCTTGATTTGATTGCGCTGAAATCGGATTATAATTGTATTTGCCGCCCCGAAGCTTCGGGGCTTAATGATCGGAACAGCCGGAGGGAGAGGCATGAAACCATACAGGCTCCACGCGTTCGTATGCCTTGGCAAGAGGTGCCTGAACAAGGGCTCTGAAGAGATATTGGAGGACATGAAGGGCAAGGTCAAGGCCGGGGGCTTGAAGGGCGAGGTGAAGGTATCGAGGTCCGGGTGTCTTAGCGTATGCAAGGAGACCGACGAGGAAGGGGAGTACTCTCCGGCCATGGTCGTCTATCCCGAGGGGGTCTGGTACAGGAACATCACCCTGAATGACGTGGACGAGATAATAGAGAGGCATTTCAGGAAGGGCGAGATAATCGAGCGGCTATTGCATTACAGGCTCGGCTCAAAAACAGCTTGACTCCTGTCGGTCTATGATTTTAAATCAAGCGCCGTATCCAACTCTAACTCAAATGATCGCTTCCGTGGCTAATCACGGGAGCTCTCTTTTTCTCCTCTCCCCATGATTTAATCAGGCGGGAGGTGATTAAGGGGAGGGTGGATATCTTCACCCCCTCCCGGCCTCCCCCATCAAGGGGGAGGAGCCAATAAGAAGCGCGGTAAGCCACGGGTATCAGACCCTAAAAGAGAATAAAACCTTTGTGCAAGGCAGGTCTTTCAGGATGAAATCATTTATAAGGCTATCGGCACTTTTTCTATTCGTTATTTTGGCGTTAACGGCCCCCTCCGGGCGGAAGCGGCCCCGGAAGAGAAGAAGATCGCGATACTCCCCTGGAACGTGAACTCGGCGGAAAAGATGGATTTCGTGAAGGGGGCGATGGCCGACATGCTCGCCTCAAGGCTCGGTGGCTCACTTGTAATCGTGCGGCATGACCTGGTGAAGGCCGCCCTTCCGGGGAATAAGGGCATCGAGGAGGGCGCGGCGCTTGAGGCCGGGAAAAAGCTCAACGCCGACCTCGTGCTTTTCGGTAGCGTCACCGTCTTCGGGAAATCAGTGAGCATGGACGCGAAGCTTCTGGATGTGGCAACGGGCAGGGCTACGCCTTTCGCCTCACAGGGCACCGGGGTGGAATCCATAATAGGACTTACGGATAAGCTCTCAACAGATGTGCTGGCCTCATTGAAGCCCAGGGCAACGGCACCGGCAATAGAGGAAAAGCCAGCCCTCGACAGCTGAGATAACGGCGCCGGCGATCACGGCGGCAATACCCGCCCCGACAGCCGAAGCCATTCCGGACGACGGCTTTATCGTAAAGCCCAAGGCAGGGCAGGACAGGCCCGTCTCGTGGAGGAGCGAGACGATGGAAGGCATGTACGTTGCAATGGACGCGGCAGACCTTGACCGCGACGGCAAAAAAGAGATAGTCGTCGTATCAGGGACGAAAGTAGTGATAGGCGCTTACGCCGAGAACGGCTTCCGCGTGCTCCACGAGATGGAGGACAAGACCGGGACGAACATCTCGGTTTCCATAATCGACATGGACAGGGACGGCGCGCCCGAGGTCTATATTTCGAGGATATCCGATAACGATGCCGCAAGCCTGGTAATCGAGCACAGGAACGGGAAGTATGAGGTAACGGCAAGCAACATCGGCTGGCTTGTGCGGACGGTGCGGGCCGGCGACGCGGCCCCGGCGCTCATAGGCCGGAAGTTCAGGAAGCTCGACGGCTTTTACGGCGGCGTTAGCGTGCTTGCGAGGGAAGGCGGCAAGCTCGTAGAAAAGGGAGAGTTCAGCATCGCTCTTCCCGGGGGCGCTGACATTTTCAGGTTCGAGGCGCTTGACTTCAGGGGCAAGGGCGGGCTCGACGTCATAGCCCTGGACGGGCGCGGGTATTTGAAGGTTTACGCCGCGGAGAAAGAGGGGGAATGGGCCGAGGAATACAGGAGCGCGGACTTCTTCGGCGGCACGCTCAATTATATTGTGCGGAAGGCCGACCGCCCCGGCACCACGGAATCCGAGCCGTTCCCGGTCGAGGGGAAGTTCTACCACCTGGATATGGACAAAGACGGAAAAGCCGAGCTGATAATAAAGAAGAACACGCCCGGCGGCCTGGGGCGTAGCGCCGCGCGGCCTGCCTCATTCAAGACCGGAGAGCTTGTAAGCCTCTCGTGGGACGCGATGGGCGGGACAGTGGCCGAGAACTGGCGGACGAGGCCCGTAGAGGGCTATATATCTGATTTCCTCATCGAGGACTTTGACGGCGACGGCGCGCCCGAGGCGGTGATGCTGGTCGTCACAGGGACGGGAAAGCTCTTCGGCACCACAAAAAGTTATATACTTTCCCACCGGATTTCATTATAATCTTCAGTCTGCGTCACCTGCATCTTTCCACAAGCCAGCAAACCCGGCGGTGTAGCTCAGTCGGCAGAGCAGGGGTCTCATAAGCCCCGCGTCGGTGGTTCGATTCCACCCACCGCCACCAGTTTGATTCTAATTAGATCTTTAAAAAATGATGTTGGTGGGCGTAGCCCGCCTAAATACTGGCTTCTGGTTGTATATCAATAAGGAGACTTAAAATGCAAACATTGATACAGGTTTTTTGTAGTGGAAGGGGTTCTCTTCGCGATGCAATTGCCGCTGACAAGAGAATAGAGAAATACGATTTGGTAGTTTCAGAGAAAAAGAATCGAAATAGATCAAGCGGATGGTCGAAAATCCACAGTCTTAATGGCTCTCATGGTGCCATTAACATCGAATGGGAAGCAAATACGAATATGTTGTTATGCAGAGTAATAACTAAGGGAGGAAATCAAAGCGATATAATTGCTGCCTTTATTAATTATCTGCTCTCAAAACATAAAAAACGTGTTCAGATGATAAATATTCGACCAATAGAGCATAAACACATATAAGCTATGTTGCATTTTTTGAAGCAGATATGTCATTTTTCAAGTAATTACGTTGTTATCATTTACGGCCGACGTCAGCTGTGCAAACTTTAAAGAAAATCACCAAACAGGCAATTTCTTCAAAAGACATAACCTCTGGATTGATAAGGCAAGACGGGAAACTCGGCCATAAGTTATAAAAAAATTATATTTTGCTGTTTAAGTCTCATGTGCCCCGTCGGTGATTCGATTCCACCCACCGTCACCAAAATACTACTTTCAAGAATTACTCAATTTTCGCTAAAGTCCTGTAGCCGGTTTAGAGCTTGAAAAACACTTTGTGGTTTGATTTACCTCTTCATCCGATTTCTAATGACTAAATGTAATCAGAAAGAATGCTCAATATGAATGAGGGATAAATAAATAAAAAATATTTTTAGAAAGATAAATATATAAAGAATGCGTATACTTATAGATACAAATATTATTATTCATCTAGAAGACTCATCGAAAATACTTGATGATAGCCTGAGTGAACTTTTTAGACTTGCGTATGAAAATAGACATGAGATCGTAATTCATCCAGCATCATTTGATGATATTAAAAAAGATAGAAATGAAAAAAGAAAAGAAATAAGCTTTTCAAGGGTTCGTAAATATCCTGTACTTAAAGGCCCACCAGAGCCTGGGGATCTCGAACTGAAAAGCTTAGGATTATCTGCAATAACGAAAAATGACCATATTGATAATTTAATTCTTTATGCTGTATATAAAGATGCCGTAAATATTCTTGTAACCGAAGATCGTGAAATGCACAAAAAAGCAGCATTTTTGGGGTTGTCGGACCGCGTTCATTATATACAGCAAGCCGCTGAATTTCTAAGAAGACTTTATAGTAGCATACCTGTATCTCTTCCGAACATTGAGGAAGCTGCGCTTTATCAAATTGATTTGAGAAATTCATTCTTTGATTCATTGCGTGAAGACTACTCGAAATTTGATGAGTGGTACAAGATGGCATCACGAGAAGGCAGAAAAGCTTGGGTTCATAGAAATGAAAAAGGCGAACTAGGTGCAATTTGTATTTATAAAGAAGAGAAAGATCCAATAATCACGACTGAAAATATCTCAATTCCTGGGAGAGTACTTAAGCTTTGTACTTTTAAAGTAGAGGAAAGAATGCGCGGGCGCAAGCTGGGAGAATTATTGTTAAAAGCGGCTTTTAGGTATGCTACTGATAATAAAATTGAGCATATTTATATTACCATGAAGCCAGGTAAGCAAAATTATTTGGAGGACATGTGTGAAGAATTTGGGTTCTATAGATTTGGAAAATATATTGATAATAGAGATGATGTATTTATTAAAGAACATTTTATTATGCCGCCTGATACCGAACTAACACCATTAGAATATAACGTACACTATTTCCCACATTTTAAATCTGATAAGAATGTTAAGAAATATATTGTCCCGATTAGACCCAAGTTTCATGGTATATTATTCCCTGAAATTGAACCTCAACCAAGCTTAATTGTAGGTTCAACGGCTGGTAATGCAATAAAACAAGCATACCTGTGCCATGCGCGTATTCATGGAATAAGCCCGGGAGACATTTTACTATTTTATAGATCACAGGATTTGCGAGCTATTACTAGTTTGGGAATTGTTGAGCTATCAACAGATCTTCAAGAGCTAGAAAAAATTATTCAAATAGTATCAAAGAGAACTGTTTATACTTTTACAGATATAAAAAAAATGGCTGAAAAAAAGACAAAGGTTATTCTTTTTAGACTATCTGAGCACTTTTCTCTACCAATATCTTATAAATGGTTAATTACTAATGAGGTCGTGCGCGGCAATATACAAACGATCAGAGGGATTTCACATGAGTCTTTTACAAAAATTATGCAAGAGTTCGCACCAAGTAGTTGCATTCATGCCCATTAAGCCAGTATATGCAATTAAATTGATGGAGGGGCTCAAAAAATATGAGTTTAGGAGGACTGCTATTAGGCAAGACATAACTCATATAATTATTTACGCGAGTTCTCCTGTTAAGAAAATTGTCGGCATAGCCGAGGTTGAATCAGTAAATGTTGCGAGTCCAACAGCGATTTGGGAAAGCACCAAAAGCTCTGCGGGAATAACTCGTAAAGAATACAGAAAATATTTTCAAGGAACAAGGCAAGCAGTGGCAATAAAAATTAAAGATGTAATTAGGTTAAAATGCGATATTGAACCTGATAAGGTCCGCGAGGGATTTAAAGTTCCTCAATCTTTTTTATATATAGATATGGATTTTGTAAAAAGAATGATTGGCAAGGGATGAGAAACATAGTAGCTATAGCTATTAATCATTGGTCTATGAAAAGATTTGTGCGCTGATTAGCAATCCTTGAGTGGTGCCTTGTCTGTCTTTAATTATTTGTTTTGGGGAGCTTGATTATGGGAAATGCTTTTCTTATAAAAAATGATGAAAACAAGGAGATTGAAATTGAGAAATTGCATGTAAATATTTGGCTTTTTAATAAAAAAACTATTTATCAAGAAATCGGTCTCATGTTGAAAATGAAAAAAGAACTTTTAATTAATGAAAGTAGCTTAACGTTCTCATTATCTGCTCCTTTTGCGATAAAAAATAATTATAAAGTGGACTTATACGAAAATTTGAAGAAAGATGAAATCCTGAGGCTTTTATTTAATGATGAAATAAAAGAAACGCAAAATATTGATCAATCAACAGAGCACGTAATTTGCAATAAAATTTTTAGATCAGGGGTCTGTTTCTTATTAATTAAACCAAAATTAAATATTTTAGAGAATAAAAAAGAGATCACGATAAAATTGGATTTAGAAAAAATCGATTCAGAAAAGAGTGAGCTTTTTTTTTCGGGAAAAGAAGTGCTGTATGTGTATGTGAGATTCAGATTAGAAATTGATGTAGAGAAATCAGATAATATATATATTGCCGAAAAATTTTTGAATCAAAAAATCCTATTTGATCTTAGATTTAATGAACTAAGGCGCTTTGATTATTATGCTTTAAATAAGTATAAAAAATTGCTACCAATTAAAACCATTCAAATTTTTTTAATCCAACCTGTGAGCTTTCGTGTGAGACTTGAAGATACAAAAGAAATTAAATATGTAAGATTTCTCGAAGAAAATGATATGTGGCGAGAATATATCGAAAAGCTGAAGAAGAGAAAAGAAAAATTTGTAATTTATTATTGGAAGGAAAGCCCTCGTAATAGTGCGTCATTTGATGTTCTAATCCCTACCGAGACAGAAAAAGACGAATTGCAAAGGCAACTTAATCTTTCTTCCCTTTTTGCACTATTTGCATTTTTATTTTTTATAATTCCCGAAAACCAAAGAATTATTTCAGAGGTAGAGAAATTAATTCCAAGGATAGGGGTTTATTTTAAAGGGATGTCATTATTTTTCTTAGTACTTGTTTTTTTTGTTTTTCTTTTTGGTATTATATCTTCTTTTTTTAAAAAATTATACGCTGTCCTCAAGTAAATGGTCTGTTCACCATGCCTGAGTCAGGGAAATTAGAAAGATGAATAAGTATTTATTTGCCTCTATGTCGGTTCGATTCCACCTGCGGGATTCAAGATTGGTAAGCAAAAAACGATACCGGCCCGTTCCTCTCCTTGCAAATCCCTTTCCCCCACTCCCGAACAAAGACGATCATCATTCTCCCCTCGAAAAAGCCAAAACATGACAAAAAGCATGTTTCAGGCCCGTTTGTAGGCGTATATTCCCAGCATAGCTTGAGGAACCCTTTAGGCCTCATAATTCAATTTAAGGAAGGTCTGATTGATTCCGTTTTCTGTCATTCTGAGAGAGCGAAGCGAACGAAGAGTCTCGTAACTTGCTGATTTTCCAACTACGAGATTCTTCGCTACGCTCAGAATGACAACCATTTGCGAATCAATCAGATATTCCTTAATATTTTTTACTCTATCGGAGGAGGGCATGAAAGGACGAATCGCATTATTTTTTCTACTATTTTTTATGCTGGCTGTGCCGTTCCTGGCAATCGCGGAAGAAGGGGAAGGGGATTCAAAAAGGGAAAAAAGGGCTATAATCGAGACGGTTTACGGGAGTATCGAGATACGGCTATTCCCCGATATAGCGCCGAAGCACGTCGAAAATTTCGTCCGGCTCGCGAAAGAGGGCTTCTATGACGGCACGATCTTCCACGAGGCAGTGCCGGGCTTTAAAATTCAGGGCGGAGATCCTTACACCAAGGCCAACTCCGGGAAGTATACCGGGTGCTGCCCGAGAAAAAGCAGGTACGGCCGGACCGTCCTGCCTTGGACGGTTCCCGCCGAGTTTAGTGACGTCCGGCACAAAAGGGGCATCGTCTCGATGGCGAGGTTCGAGGACGACCCGGACAGCGCGGCCTCGCAGTTCTTCATCGTTCTCAAGGACTCCAGCTCCCTTGACGGCGAATACACCGTATTCGGCGAGGTCACAAGCGGCATGGAAGTGGCCGACAGGATTGCCGCCCTTCCTAAAGACGAGGGCTATCCGAACCTTCCTGAGGAGCGGGTCGAGATGAAGGTGAGGATATTGGAGTGAGCGCGTCTCCTTTCTCTCTTTGTGCCTGAGACGGCAAGCTTGCCGTGACCGTATTTGTCCCTCCCCATTGGGGAGGCAGGGAGGGGGTGAAAAGAAACTAAACCTCTTTAATTCCACTCCCGTCAAGTGGGGGTTGGAAATATGCCGGAGCTTTATGCGGGAAGGTTCAACCTTCCCGAACCGGCTCAGGCCGCGAGGCCATCAGCCACGGACTCGCAGCCGGGAGTGAAGGCGCAATGCCCGGCTGCCGCAACCCTCTTTTAAGGAATTCGGTTTTGTCTTATAATAGCCTTAACCTTTATCGGAGGGACATATGAAGATACTCTTCTGCCATGACGGCTCTGAAAACGCCCGGAAGGCGCTGGATAAGACCCTGGAGCTTTTCAAGCTGGCCAAGCCGGAGATAATCCTCCTTACGGTAGTCGAGGGGGCAGCCGACGCCAGCATGGAAAACGAGGCGATATTCGAGAAGCAGCGCTCGGAGGGGCAGGATTTCCTGATGCGGACGGCCAAGCACATCATCGGCAAGGGGTTCGACGTGGACGCGATCCTCGCGACCGGCGACCCGAGGAAGATGATACTCGAGGCCGAAACCAACAAGAAGCCCGACATACTGGTGGTCTCGAAGCGGGGCGGAGGCATACTTGAGGACATGGTGCTCGGGAGCGTCAGCGCCTATGTCGTGCGCCATGCGAAATGCGCGGTGCTGGTATTCCATGCTTAGCAGGCTGCTGAAAAAGTCCATCTGCTTCGTTGTCTTCGTCGCTCGTCACTGCGGCGTATACAAAAATACGCCTCATTCCTCGCTTCTCGACGCCTCGCATCTGGAGCTTTTTGAGCAGCCTAACGAATTTTACGCACCCTGTTAGAAGGATTCTATCTTCTTGCTGAAATAAGATGAGTGAAATTTGACGAGCTTACTCCAGAGTATTCGAGCAGGATTGTTTGTTATTTTGTAGCTATATGCATTGAGGAATAGACGGAACGCATTCCGGGAGGTCTAATAAGCGGCAGTCATGCTCCGGGCCTCTTCTTTAAGCCTGAAATATTACCAGCCGTTCCCCGCCGAAATGCGTTCCGGTGAATTCAATCCCCGCCCGTAAGAATTTCAATCAAAGCCGCTCCCATGCCCTGCCGAACAAAAATCCGTAAGAACATACGGCGGCCATCGCGAACCCTAAAAGGACAAAGGGCGAAGGCTCTGGCACGGCAGTCTTTTTGATGGGGACCGCGAGGAAACCGTACCCCCTCTCATTGAATGTATAGCTCCCGACCAGATAGCCGAGGTCGTTGATGCCTGAAAGGCCTGAATAGGCCGCGCCCGGATAATTTATCGTGCTTACGCGGCCATTGGCGCTATCGAAGAGGAAGCCGCCTTCCATATAGCTTCCGACGACATACCCGGAGTCGTTTATGCTCCTTGCCCATATGTCCAGGCCGTAAGGCGAATCGCCGAAGA encodes the following:
- a CDS encoding PIN domain-containing protein yields the protein MRILIDTNIIIHLEDSSKILDDSLSELFRLAYENRHEIVIHPASFDDIKKDRNEKRKEISFSRVRKYPVLKGPPEPGDLELKSLGLSAITKNDHIDNLILYAVYKDAVNILVTEDREMHKKAAFLGLSDRVHYIQQAAEFLRRLYSSIPVSLPNIEEAALYQIDLRNSFFDSLREDYSKFDEWYKMASREGRKAWVHRNEKGELGAICIYKEEKDPIITTENISIPGRVLKLCTFKVEERMRGRKLGELLLKAAFRYATDNKIEHIYITMKPGKQNYLEDMCEEFGFYRFGKYIDNRDDVFIKEHFIMPPDTELTPLEYNVHYFPHFKSDKNVKKYIVPIRPKFHGILFPEIEPQPSLIVGSTAGNAIKQAYLCHARIHGISPGDILLFYRSQDLRAITSLGIVELSTDLQELEKIIQIVSKRTVYTFTDIKKMAEKKTKVILFRLSEHFSLPISYKWLITNEVVRGNIQTIRGISHESFTKIMQEFAPSSCIHAH
- a CDS encoding peptidylprolyl isomerase, with translation MKGRIALFFLLFFMLAVPFLAIAEEGEGDSKREKRAIIETVYGSIEIRLFPDIAPKHVENFVRLAKEGFYDGTIFHEAVPGFKIQGGDPYTKANSGKYTGCCPRKSRYGRTVLPWTVPAEFSDVRHKRGIVSMARFEDDPDSAASQFFIVLKDSSSLDGEYTVFGEVTSGMEVADRIAALPKDEGYPNLPEERVEMKVRILE
- a CDS encoding universal stress protein, with amino-acid sequence MKILFCHDGSENARKALDKTLELFKLAKPEIILLTVVEGAADASMENEAIFEKQRSEGQDFLMRTAKHIIGKGFDVDAILATGDPRKMILEAETNKKPDILVVSKRGGGILEDMVLGSVSAYVVRHAKCAVLVFHA